The Candidatus Hydrogenedentota bacterium genome window below encodes:
- a CDS encoding ATPase: MRFAIPVAEGKLALHFGHCAQFAMVDVDDGSKHIVSTFLVDAPPHEPGLLPTWLANQDVNIIIAGGMGVRAQELLVQQGIEVVVGAPSDAPETLVRAYLDDTLQTGGNLCDH, from the coding sequence ATGCGTTTTGCAATCCCCGTAGCCGAAGGTAAACTTGCCCTCCATTTTGGTCATTGTGCCCAATTCGCCATGGTCGATGTCGACGATGGATCGAAGCACATTGTCAGCACCTTTTTGGTAGATGCACCGCCCCACGAACCGGGACTCTTACCCACGTGGCTCGCCAATCAAGACGTCAATATTATTATCGCCGGCGGCATGGGCGTGCGTGCGCAAGAACTCTTGGTGCAACAGGGCATCGAAGTCGTTGTAGGCGCGCCATCCGATGCGCCCGAAACCCTGGTGCGCGCCTATCTTGATGACACCTTACAAACGGGCGGGAATCTCTGTGACCATTAA